One Setaria viridis chromosome 5, Setaria_viridis_v4.0, whole genome shotgun sequence genomic region harbors:
- the LOC117856348 gene encoding uncharacterized protein — translation MDNFAAQIKDKFLGLVNRVAGCGRAAAGGKDDVQEPTKLHTVQRVTVRSRGAEPVVDGGSSAGPN, via the exons ATGGACAACTTCGCTGCTCAGATCAAGGACAAGTTCCTCGGCCTCGTCAACCGTGTCGCCGgctgcggccgcgccgccgccggaggcaaGGACGACGTACAGGAGCCCACTAAGTTGCACACCGTCCAG CGCGTTACGGTTAGATCGCGAGGAGCAGAACCCGTCGTGGATGGAGGATCGTCTGCGGGGCCCAATTAG